Proteins encoded in a region of the Colius striatus isolate bColStr4 chromosome 18, bColStr4.1.hap1, whole genome shotgun sequence genome:
- the ENPP7 gene encoding ectonucleotide pyrophosphatase/phosphodiesterase family member 7, with amino-acid sequence MSGLLQFKGRKMFTPLGFLFAAFSLAQCFPVQQESNRGKVLLVSFDGFRWNYDQDVDTPNLDTMAAEGVKALYMTPAFITITSPCHFTLLTGRYLENHGVIHNMWFNTSTGQKLPYHSTQGVDSWWDNGSLPIWITAQRQGLKTGSIYFPGGRAKYQGEEVNMKLVEPLLFNYSNETNWRENIDTAMEWFTVHNLDFIALYFGEPDSAGHKYGPESTQRKNMIKQVDRTIGYLRQRIRESGLGPNLNLIITSDHGMETVQKRDEIHIQKVENFTFKDIQFELLDYGPNGLLVPKEGKSEHVYSVLRNAHPHLHVYKKEDFPRRFHYANHSRITPLVLYSDPGYVIHGRYKVQFNKGEHGFDNAAMNMKTIFRAVGPAFKRGLLLEPFESVNVYPLLCQLLGIEPEPHDGSLRVAAAMLRSGARLPAAQLLPVILGIALILGCWGGIY; translated from the exons ATGTCTGGGCTGTTACAGTTCAAGGGCAGGAAGATGTTCACTCCGCTGGGGTTCCTGTTTGCTGCCTTCTCCTTGGCACAATGTTTCCCTGTGCAGCAGGAATCCAACCGTGGCAAAGTCCTACTGGTGTCCTTTGATGGCTTTCGGTGGAACTACGACCAGGATGTGGACACCCCCAACCTGGACACCATGGCTGCAGAGGGGGTGAAGGCGCTGTACATGACTCCTGCCTTTATCACCATCACCAGCCCCTGCCACTTCACTCTGCTGACCG GAAGATACCTGGAGAACCATGGGGTGATTCACAACATGTGGTTCAACACCAGCACGGGTCAGAAGCTGCCATACCACAGCACACAAGGCGTGGACAGCTGGTGGGACAACGGCAGCCTGCCCATCTGGATCACAGCACAGAGACAG GGTTTAAAGACAGGCTCCATCTATTTTCCTGGAGGAAGAGCCAAATATCAAGGGGAAGAAGTGAACATGAAGCTGGTGGAGCCCCTCTTGTTCAACTACAGCAATGAAACCAACTGGAGAGAGAACATTGACACCGCCATGGAATGGTTCACAGTGCACAACCTCGACTTCATCGCCCTCTACTTCGGTGAGCCAGACTCAGCAGGACACAAGTACGGCCCTGAGTccacacagaggaaaaacatgATCAAGCAAGTGGACAGAACCATCGGCTACCTGAGGCAGCGCATCCGGGAAAGCGGCCTGGGACCAAACCTCAACCTCATCATCACGTCCGACCACGGCATGGAGACTGTGCAGAAGAGGGATGAGATCCACATCCAGAAAGTGGAGAACTTCACCTTCAAAGACATCCAGTTTGAACTCTTAGATTACGGTCCAAACGGACTACTGGTGCCAAAAGAAGGGAAATCAGAGCATGTGTATTCAGTCCTGAGAAACGCTCACCCACACCTACACGTGTATAAGAAAGAAGACTTCCCACGGAGGTTCCACTACGCCAACCACTCCCGGATCACCCCGCTCGTGTTGTACAGCGACCCGGGATACGTCATCCATGGG AGGTACAAGGTCCAGTTCAACAAAGGGGAACACGGCTTCGACAACGCCGCCATGAACATGAAAACCATCTTCCGCGCCGTCGGGCCGGCCTTCAAGCGGGGACTGCTGCTGGAGCCCTTCGAGAGCGTCAACGTCTACCCgctcctgtgccagctgctgggCATCGAGCCCGAGCCCCACGACGGCTCCCTGCGGGTGGCGGCCGCAATGCTGC GTTCAGGTGCTCGTCTCCCAgctgcccagctgctgccagtgaTCCTGGGAATTGCTCTCAttctgggctgctggggaggaatATACTGA
- the CBX2 gene encoding chromobox protein homolog 2, with amino-acid sequence MEELSSVGEQVFAAECILSKRLRKGKLEYLVKWRGWSSKHNSWEPEENILDPRLLLAFQKKEHEKEVQNRKRGKRPRGRPRKHVEPEMPAKAKSSSSSSSTSSSSSSSDEEDESDLEAKRGPRSRETHPVPQKKAQILVAKPETKDASRKKRGRKPLPPEQKVSRRTVNLTKVLKTSRKEAGGSTKLMGKLQPQHSTQGSGMALLKDPPGALAGLSSGGSSAENLPNMLKGGSASPTRAISWQSSIVHYMNRMSQSQSLAETSPLGRLALKSQASSKSGLGLDLKLRNQKGSGELGLSVQGAKGAKAPGNGAAGDQKSGFAAGGQMLHNGSKTSASSSGAGSQPASSQELNLQALNLQSVKNGPSAAGGSSIPRHLCAALAKGPGAGTAAGAGAGGTKGGTAGAGLNAASAAGLSGGDGSKSEKQTQRAGDRDSAKSSTGGAQEGHAAAETRKPATLSEMSTGEETSSDSDRDSASFPGVGQNMSVSIQTSQDWKPTRSLIEHVFVTDVTANLITVTVKESPTSVGFFNLRQY; translated from the exons atGGAGGAGCTGAGCAGCGTGGGAGAGCAGGTCTTCGCCGCCGAGTGCATCCTCAGCAAGCGGCTCCGCAAG GGCAAGCTGGAGTACCTGGTCAAGTGGCGCGGCTGGTCCTCCAA GCACAACAGCTGGGAGCCCGAGGAAAACATCCTCGACCCGCGACTCCTCCTGGCTTTCCAAAAGAA GGAGCACGAAAAAGAAGTGCAGAATCGGAAGAGGGGCAAGAGGCCCAGGGGCAGACCCAGGAAACACGTG GAACCAGAGATGCCTGCGAAAGCGAAGTCAAgcagctcctcttcctccacatcttcctcttcctcctcctcagatgaagaggatgaaagtGACCTGGAAGCAAAGAGAGGTCCCCGCAGCAGAGAGACTCACCCAGTACCACAGAAGAAAGCTCAGATCCTGGTGGCAAAGCCCGAAACGAAAGACGCTTCCAGGAAGAAGCGTGGGCGGAAGCCTCTTCCCCCGGAGCAGAAAGTGTCTCGAAGGACCGTGAACCTGACAAAGGTGCTGAAAACATCCCGGAAGGAGGCGGGTGGCAGCACCAAGCTGATGGggaagctgcagccccagcacagcacgCAGGGCTCGGGCATGGCCCTGCTGAAGGACCCGCCAGGAGCCttggctgggctcagctcagGGGGGTCGTCTGCAGAAAACCTGCCCAACATGCTGAAGGGCGGCTCGGCGAGCCCAACGCGGGCCATCAGCTGGCAGAGCTCCATCGTGCACTACATGAACAGGATGTCCCAAAGCCAGAGCCTGGCAGAGACCTCGCCCCTGGGCAGGCTGGCGCTGAAGTCGCAGGCATCCAGTAAGAGCGGCCTAGGGCTGGACTTAAAACTGAGGAACCAGAAAGGATCAGGGGAGCTTGGGCTGAGCGTGCAGGGTGCCAAGGGCGCCAAAGCTCCTGGCAACGGCGCTGCAGGGGACCAGAAATCGGGGTTTGCTGCGGGAGGCCAAATGCTGCACAATGGCAGCAAGACATCGGCGAGCTCCTCCGGGGCCGGCAGCCAGCCCGCCTCCAGCCAGGAGCTCAACCTCCAAGCTCTAAACCTGCAGAGCGTCAAGAACGGGCCGAGCGCGGCTGGGGGGAGCAGCATCCCCCGACACCTCTGCGCTGCCCTGGCCAAAGGCCCCGGCGCTGGCACAGCAGCCGGTGCGGGTGCCGGCGGCACAAAGGGCGGCACGGCGGGTGCCGGGCTGAACGCTGCCAGCGCCGCGGGGCTCTCGGGGGGGGACGGCAGCAAGAGCGAGAAGCAAACGCAGCGAGCAGGCGACAGGGACTCGGCCAAGAGCAGCACAGGCGGCGCGCAGGAGGGACACGCGGCCGCCGAGACCCGCAAGCCGGCCACCCTTTCCGAAATGAGCACAGGCGAAGAGACCAGCTCGGATTCAGACCGGGATTCAGCTTCCTTCCCGGGCGTGGGGCAGAACATGTCTGTCTCCATCCAGACCAGCCAGGACTGGAAGCCCACCCGCAGCCTGATCGAGCACGTCTTTGTCACCGACGTGACCGCGAACCTGATCACAGTGACGGTCAAGGAGTCGCCCACCAGCGTCGGGTTCTTCAACCTACGGCAGTACTGA
- the CBX8 gene encoding chromobox protein homolog 8 isoform X3, translating into MELSAVGERVFAAEALLKRRIRKAQAKAKAKTYEFRSDSSRGIRVPYPGRSPQELGSTSRAREGLRNIALAPQGSSSTSTPKADGIRDRVIRVEEKPGETPKKRGPKPRKELYKDLAETLDASKRKLGDPGDKVGDYLKARKMEEAAAGAAKFSSGHSVIQLARRQDPDLPGALPGPNRAEVGAKLGAAETYPPRLAKHRADFLDPKGQGGLDPGGPKLLHSAVSSGAVGSLYRDGVGGQAGRPSLIARIPVSRILGDPEEESWSPSLNNLEKVVVTDVTSNFLTVTIKESSTDQGFFKEKR; encoded by the exons ATGGAGCTCTCGGCCGTCGGGGAGCGCGTCTTCGCGGCCGAGGCCCTGCTCAAGCGCCGCATCCGCAAA GCCCAGGCAAAGGCAAAAGCCAAAACGTATGAATTCCGCAGCGACTCCTCCAGAGGGATCCGGGTGCCGTATCCCGGCAGGTCGCCCCAGGAGCTGGGCTCCACGTCCCGGGCCCGGGAAGGACTGAGAAACATAGCCCTGgctccccagggcagctccagcaccagcacccccaAGGCGGACGGCATCCGGGACCGCGTGATCCGCGTGGAGGAGAAACCTGGGGAGACCCCCAAAAAGAGAGGCCCGAAGCCCAGGAAGGAGCTTTACAAGGACCTGGCGGAGACTCTGGATGCCTCCAAGAGGAAACTGGGGGACCCAGGGGACAAGGTGGGGGACTACCTGAAGGCCAGGAAGatggaggaggcggcggcgggggcggccaaGTTCAGCTCGGGACACAGCGTCATCCAGCTGGCCCGGCGGCAGGACCCCGACCTCCCCGgagccctgcccggccccaACCGAGCCGAGGTGGGTGCCAAACTGGGGGCCGCCGAGACCTACCCCCCGCGGCTGGCCAAGCACCGCGCGGACTTTCTGGACCCCAAGGGGCAGGGGGGCCTGGACCCCGGCGGGCCCAAGCTCCTGCACAGCGCGGTGAGCTCGGGCGccgtgggcagcctgtaccgcgACGGCGTGGGGGGCCAGGCGGGGCGACCCTCCCTCATCGCCAGGATCCCCGTCTCCAGGATCCTGGGGGACCCTGAGGAGGAGTCCTGGAGCCCCTCTCTCAACAACCTGGAGAAGGTGGTGGTAACTGACGTGACCTCTAACTTTTTGACCGTCACCATCAAGGAGAGCAGCACGGACCAAGGATTCTTTAAAGAGAAACGATGA
- the CBX8 gene encoding chromobox protein homolog 8 isoform X2: protein MELSAVGERVFAAEALLKRRIRKGRMEYLVKWKGWSQKYSTWEPEENILDARLLAAFEEREREMELYGPKKRGPKPKTFLLKAQAKAKAKTYEFRSDSSRGIRVPYPGRSPQELGSTSRAREGLRNIALAPQGSSSTSTPKADGIRDRVIRVEEKPGETPKKRGPKPRKELYKDLAETLDASKRKLGDPGDKVGDYLKARKMEEAAAGAAKFSSGHSVIQLARRQDPDLPGALPGPNRAEVGAKLGAAETYPPRLAKHRADFLDPKGQGGLDPGGPKLLHSAVSSGAVGSLYRDGVGGQAGRPSLIARIPVSRILGDPEEESWSPSLNNLEKVVVTDVTSNFLTVTIKESSTDQGFFKEKR, encoded by the exons ATGGAGCTCTCGGCCGTCGGGGAGCGCGTCTTCGCGGCCGAGGCCCTGCTCAAGCGCCGCATCCGCAAA GGGCGCATGGAGTATCTCGTAAAATGGAAGGGCTGGTCTCAGAA GTACAGCACTTGGGAACCCGAGGAGAACATCCTGGATGCCCGGCTGCTCGCAGCCTTTGAGGAGAG GGAGCGAGAAATGGAACTCTATGGGCCCAAAAAGCGAGGCCCCAAGCCCAAAACCTTCCTGCTAAAG GCCCAGGCAAAGGCAAAAGCCAAAACGTATGAATTCCGCAGCGACTCCTCCAGAGGGATCCGGGTGCCGTATCCCGGCAGGTCGCCCCAGGAGCTGGGCTCCACGTCCCGGGCCCGGGAAGGACTGAGAAACATAGCCCTGgctccccagggcagctccagcaccagcacccccaAGGCGGACGGCATCCGGGACCGCGTGATCCGCGTGGAGGAGAAACCTGGGGAGACCCCCAAAAAGAGAGGCCCGAAGCCCAGGAAGGAGCTTTACAAGGACCTGGCGGAGACTCTGGATGCCTCCAAGAGGAAACTGGGGGACCCAGGGGACAAGGTGGGGGACTACCTGAAGGCCAGGAAGatggaggaggcggcggcgggggcggccaaGTTCAGCTCGGGACACAGCGTCATCCAGCTGGCCCGGCGGCAGGACCCCGACCTCCCCGgagccctgcccggccccaACCGAGCCGAGGTGGGTGCCAAACTGGGGGCCGCCGAGACCTACCCCCCGCGGCTGGCCAAGCACCGCGCGGACTTTCTGGACCCCAAGGGGCAGGGGGGCCTGGACCCCGGCGGGCCCAAGCTCCTGCACAGCGCGGTGAGCTCGGGCGccgtgggcagcctgtaccgcgACGGCGTGGGGGGCCAGGCGGGGCGACCCTCCCTCATCGCCAGGATCCCCGTCTCCAGGATCCTGGGGGACCCTGAGGAGGAGTCCTGGAGCCCCTCTCTCAACAACCTGGAGAAGGTGGTGGTAACTGACGTGACCTCTAACTTTTTGACCGTCACCATCAAGGAGAGCAGCACGGACCAAGGATTCTTTAAAGAGAAACGATGA
- the CBX8 gene encoding chromobox protein homolog 8 isoform X1, which produces MELSAVGERVFAAEALLKRRIRKGRMEYLVKWKGWSQKYSTWEPEENILDARLLAAFEESFVFFNTSREREMELYGPKKRGPKPKTFLLKAQAKAKAKTYEFRSDSSRGIRVPYPGRSPQELGSTSRAREGLRNIALAPQGSSSTSTPKADGIRDRVIRVEEKPGETPKKRGPKPRKELYKDLAETLDASKRKLGDPGDKVGDYLKARKMEEAAAGAAKFSSGHSVIQLARRQDPDLPGALPGPNRAEVGAKLGAAETYPPRLAKHRADFLDPKGQGGLDPGGPKLLHSAVSSGAVGSLYRDGVGGQAGRPSLIARIPVSRILGDPEEESWSPSLNNLEKVVVTDVTSNFLTVTIKESSTDQGFFKEKR; this is translated from the exons ATGGAGCTCTCGGCCGTCGGGGAGCGCGTCTTCGCGGCCGAGGCCCTGCTCAAGCGCCGCATCCGCAAA GGGCGCATGGAGTATCTCGTAAAATGGAAGGGCTGGTCTCAGAA GTACAGCACTTGGGAACCCGAGGAGAACATCCTGGATGCCCGGCTGCTCGCAGCCTTTGAGGAGAG ctttgttttttttaacacctCTAGGGAGCGAGAAATGGAACTCTATGGGCCCAAAAAGCGAGGCCCCAAGCCCAAAACCTTCCTGCTAAAG GCCCAGGCAAAGGCAAAAGCCAAAACGTATGAATTCCGCAGCGACTCCTCCAGAGGGATCCGGGTGCCGTATCCCGGCAGGTCGCCCCAGGAGCTGGGCTCCACGTCCCGGGCCCGGGAAGGACTGAGAAACATAGCCCTGgctccccagggcagctccagcaccagcacccccaAGGCGGACGGCATCCGGGACCGCGTGATCCGCGTGGAGGAGAAACCTGGGGAGACCCCCAAAAAGAGAGGCCCGAAGCCCAGGAAGGAGCTTTACAAGGACCTGGCGGAGACTCTGGATGCCTCCAAGAGGAAACTGGGGGACCCAGGGGACAAGGTGGGGGACTACCTGAAGGCCAGGAAGatggaggaggcggcggcgggggcggccaaGTTCAGCTCGGGACACAGCGTCATCCAGCTGGCCCGGCGGCAGGACCCCGACCTCCCCGgagccctgcccggccccaACCGAGCCGAGGTGGGTGCCAAACTGGGGGCCGCCGAGACCTACCCCCCGCGGCTGGCCAAGCACCGCGCGGACTTTCTGGACCCCAAGGGGCAGGGGGGCCTGGACCCCGGCGGGCCCAAGCTCCTGCACAGCGCGGTGAGCTCGGGCGccgtgggcagcctgtaccgcgACGGCGTGGGGGGCCAGGCGGGGCGACCCTCCCTCATCGCCAGGATCCCCGTCTCCAGGATCCTGGGGGACCCTGAGGAGGAGTCCTGGAGCCCCTCTCTCAACAACCTGGAGAAGGTGGTGGTAACTGACGTGACCTCTAACTTTTTGACCGTCACCATCAAGGAGAGCAGCACGGACCAAGGATTCTTTAAAGAGAAACGATGA